From Streptomyces sp. TLI_053, a single genomic window includes:
- a CDS encoding glycoside hydrolase family 3 C-terminal domain-containing protein, whose product MTGDTDRTPARTDRAPADARREAAVEAALARLDLPAKVALLAGADMWSLPANEEIGLGRLVMSDGPAGVRGEHWTADDPSVALPSPTALAATWDVDLARRAGRLLAQEARRKGAHVVLAPTVNLHRSPRGGRHFECYSEDPLLTGEIGAALVCGVQDGGVATTPKHFVANDSETDRYTVDVRADERTLRELYLAPFETIVRKAHPWGLMAAYNAVNGTSMSEHTALNLTVLREEWGFDGVLVSDWTGARDTVRSALGGLDIAMPGPATVYGEHLVAAVREGLVPESAVNGLARNVLRLAARVGLLAGAPAAVPAGELPPPVDGEALVRELAARSFVLLRNEGGVLPLDPAPASLALIGAAATEARIGGGGSAQVFPTRIVGPLDGLRAALGADTALVHETGADPRTFVPAAAFPCTAELLGADGTVLGTAALTDGSVRWLGSLPGGVSFGDLAAVRLTGATPAGPAGRHLLAVRGVGRFTLEADGEVLFDGVLLPEGEDPAAAFLNPPERRFEVELPEGGRTAVTLTCTMPETGEFAGFGLVSFALGHAEPTVSPDELIERAVEAARAAEVAVVVVGTTEEVESEGVDRDGLRLPGRQDELVARVAAANPRTVVVVNAGAPVLMPWRESVAAVLLCWFPGQQAGEALADVLLGTVEPGGRLPTTWPAEEADSPVWEVVPTDGRLEYSEGLFIGYRAWQRRAGAAPAYWFGAGRGYTDWSYEGLEVRLVDSAEGATGATGTEGATPDVLAEVAVRVRNTGARTGREVVQVYLGTDGSDRSRPDRRLAGFAVVEAAPGAVATARIAVPLRAVQSWDTAARAWRTDPGVHLVEAGPHAGDRPLTVALVVPSA is encoded by the coding sequence ATGACCGGCGACACCGACCGCACGCCCGCTCGCACCGACCGCGCTCCCGCCGACGCCCGCCGCGAGGCGGCCGTCGAGGCCGCGCTCGCCCGGCTGGACCTGCCCGCCAAGGTGGCCCTGCTCGCCGGCGCCGACATGTGGTCACTGCCGGCCAACGAGGAGATCGGCCTCGGCCGCCTGGTGATGTCCGACGGCCCGGCCGGCGTCCGCGGCGAGCACTGGACGGCCGACGACCCGTCCGTCGCCCTGCCCTCGCCCACCGCGCTCGCCGCCACCTGGGACGTCGACCTCGCCCGACGGGCCGGCCGGCTGCTGGCCCAGGAGGCCCGGCGCAAGGGCGCCCACGTGGTGCTCGCACCCACCGTCAACCTGCACCGCAGCCCCCGCGGCGGGCGCCACTTCGAGTGCTACTCGGAGGACCCGCTGCTCACCGGCGAGATCGGCGCCGCCCTGGTGTGCGGCGTCCAGGACGGCGGCGTGGCCACCACGCCCAAGCACTTCGTCGCCAACGACTCCGAGACCGACCGCTACACCGTCGACGTGCGGGCCGACGAGCGCACCCTGCGCGAGCTGTACCTGGCGCCCTTCGAGACCATCGTGCGCAAGGCCCACCCGTGGGGCCTGATGGCCGCCTACAACGCCGTCAACGGCACGAGCATGAGCGAGCACACCGCGCTCAACCTCACCGTCCTGCGCGAGGAGTGGGGCTTCGACGGCGTCCTGGTCTCCGACTGGACCGGCGCCCGCGACACCGTCCGCTCCGCGCTCGGCGGGCTCGACATCGCGATGCCGGGCCCGGCCACCGTCTACGGCGAGCACCTGGTCGCGGCCGTCCGGGAGGGCCTGGTGCCCGAGTCCGCCGTGAACGGGCTGGCCCGCAACGTGCTGCGGCTGGCCGCCCGGGTCGGACTGCTGGCCGGCGCGCCCGCGGCCGTCCCGGCCGGGGAACTGCCCCCGCCGGTGGACGGCGAGGCCCTGGTGCGCGAGCTCGCGGCCCGCTCCTTCGTCCTGCTGCGCAACGAGGGCGGTGTGCTGCCGCTGGACCCGGCGCCCGCCTCGCTGGCCCTGATCGGGGCGGCCGCGACCGAGGCCCGGATCGGCGGCGGCGGCAGTGCGCAGGTCTTCCCCACCCGGATCGTCGGCCCGCTGGACGGCCTGCGCGCCGCACTCGGCGCGGACACCGCACTGGTCCACGAGACCGGCGCCGACCCGCGGACCTTCGTCCCCGCCGCGGCCTTCCCCTGCACCGCCGAGCTCCTGGGCGCCGACGGCACCGTCCTCGGCACCGCCGCCCTCACCGACGGCAGCGTCCGCTGGCTGGGCTCGCTCCCCGGCGGCGTCTCCTTCGGCGACCTCGCCGCCGTCCGGCTGACCGGCGCCACGCCGGCCGGGCCGGCCGGGCGGCACCTGCTGGCCGTGCGCGGCGTCGGCCGGTTCACCCTGGAGGCGGACGGCGAGGTGCTGTTCGACGGGGTGCTGCTGCCCGAGGGCGAGGACCCGGCCGCCGCGTTCCTCAATCCCCCGGAGCGCCGCTTCGAGGTGGAGCTCCCCGAGGGCGGCCGGACGGCGGTCACGCTGACCTGCACCATGCCGGAGACAGGCGAGTTCGCCGGCTTCGGCCTGGTCTCCTTCGCGCTCGGCCACGCCGAGCCGACCGTCTCCCCGGACGAGCTGATCGAGCGCGCCGTCGAGGCGGCCCGCGCGGCCGAGGTCGCGGTCGTCGTGGTCGGCACCACCGAGGAGGTGGAGAGCGAGGGCGTGGACCGGGACGGCCTGCGGCTCCCGGGCCGCCAGGACGAACTGGTCGCCCGGGTCGCGGCCGCCAACCCGCGCACCGTGGTGGTGGTCAACGCCGGCGCCCCGGTGCTGATGCCGTGGCGCGAGTCCGTCGCCGCCGTGCTGCTCTGCTGGTTCCCCGGCCAACAGGCCGGCGAGGCGCTGGCCGACGTGCTGCTCGGCACGGTCGAGCCGGGCGGCCGGCTGCCCACCACCTGGCCCGCCGAGGAGGCCGACAGCCCGGTGTGGGAGGTGGTCCCGACCGACGGCCGGCTGGAGTACAGCGAGGGACTGTTCATCGGCTACCGGGCCTGGCAGCGCCGGGCCGGCGCCGCCCCCGCGTACTGGTTCGGCGCCGGCCGGGGCTACACCGACTGGTCCTACGAGGGCCTGGAGGTCCGGCTGGTGGACAGCGCGGAGGGCGCGACCGGCGCGACCGGCACGGAGGGCGCGACCCCGGACGTCCTGGCCGAGGTCGCCGTCCGGGTGCGCAACACCGGGGCGCGGACCGGCCGGGAGGTGGTCCAGGTCTACCTGGGCACCGACGGGTCCGACCGCAGCCGCCCGGACCGCCGGCTGGCGGGCTTCGCGGTGGTCGAGGCCGCCCCCGGCGCCGTCGCGACCGCGCGGATCGCGGTGCCGCTCCGGGCCGTCCAGAGCTGGGACACCGCGGCCCGCGCCTGGCGCACCGACCCGGGCGTCCACCTCGTCGAGGCAGGCCCGCACGCCGGGGACCGTCCCCTCACGGTGGCCCTGGTGGTGCCGTCGGCATGA
- a CDS encoding LacI family DNA-binding transcriptional regulator — translation MNSDPTDPAAPPPPAVPPAAPPTSADVARLAGVSRATVSFVLNNTPGGRVGEQTRARVLAAADRLGYVPHAGARSLRAGRTGLILMAGSTVPIGPLFSGFYREFQDALLPRGYTGVLLGTTLGSGDDAARAWAELRPTAVVCLTPGLTAEGVRILLRSGTRAVFTLGPEPVPGAHALIMDQVEVGLCAATHLLERGRRRIGVVVPADPALAPFSGARLAGVRAAVATAGGGPSDGGAVEPLSLEYTEESAAALVARSRELSLDGLFGYNDEYAMLALRALQDAGLDVPGEIALVGADDLLLGRLLRPRLTSVRMRLPGGGHLADLVDRALTDPGSALVSQDLMTVELVARDSS, via the coding sequence ATGAACAGCGACCCCACCGATCCCGCCGCCCCGCCGCCGCCCGCCGTCCCACCCGCCGCCCCTCCCACCAGCGCGGACGTCGCGCGGCTGGCCGGCGTCTCCCGGGCCACGGTCTCCTTCGTCCTCAACAACACGCCCGGCGGCCGGGTCGGTGAGCAGACCAGGGCCAGGGTGCTGGCCGCCGCCGACCGCCTCGGCTACGTGCCGCACGCCGGCGCCCGGTCCCTCCGGGCCGGCCGCACCGGCCTGATCCTGATGGCCGGTTCCACGGTGCCGATCGGCCCGTTGTTCAGCGGCTTCTACCGGGAGTTCCAGGACGCCCTGCTGCCGCGCGGCTACACCGGCGTGCTGCTCGGCACCACCCTGGGCAGCGGCGACGACGCGGCCCGCGCCTGGGCCGAACTGCGGCCCACCGCGGTGGTCTGTCTCACGCCCGGGCTCACCGCCGAAGGCGTGCGGATCCTGCTGCGCTCCGGCACCCGGGCGGTGTTCACCCTCGGCCCCGAGCCGGTGCCCGGCGCGCACGCGCTGATCATGGACCAGGTCGAGGTGGGTCTCTGCGCCGCGACCCACCTGCTGGAGCGCGGGCGTCGGCGGATCGGCGTGGTGGTCCCGGCCGACCCCGCGTTGGCACCGTTCAGCGGCGCCCGGCTGGCCGGCGTGCGTGCCGCCGTCGCGACGGCGGGCGGTGGGCCGTCGGACGGCGGGGCGGTCGAGCCGCTGTCACTGGAGTACACCGAGGAGTCGGCCGCCGCCCTGGTCGCGCGGTCCCGTGAGCTCTCCCTGGACGGCCTGTTCGGCTACAACGACGAGTACGCGATGCTCGCCCTGCGGGCGCTCCAGGACGCCGGGCTCGACGTCCCCGGCGAGATCGCCCTGGTCGGTGCGGACGACCTGCTGCTGGGCCGGCTGCTGCGGCCGCGGCTGACCTCGGTGCGGATGCGGTTGCCGGGCGGCGGCCACCTCGCCGACCTGGTCGACCGCGCGCTGACCGACCCCGGGTCCGCCCTGGTCAGCCAGGACCTGATGACCGTGGAACTGGTGGCCCGCGACTCCTCCTGA
- a CDS encoding alpha/beta hydrolase, giving the protein MKLHTQEWGTGDRLAVLVHGIMSDHRTWRRVGPALAERGYRVVAVDQRGHGLSPRGTGATPRERYDLDAYAQDLVDTLPTGIELAVGHSLGGISLLRAVERLKPARAVYVDPAWQFALAEGLDPAVFVEFRHATAEQIAALNPRWEQADIEVELATLAAWDPDSALALAGQHSDLPEAPAVPSLVVLADGSMLVGPADAALLRARGLEVRTVPGAGHTVHRDDHEGFLAALDGWI; this is encoded by the coding sequence GTGAAGTTGCACACCCAGGAATGGGGAACCGGAGACCGCCTGGCCGTGCTGGTGCACGGCATCATGTCCGACCACCGCACCTGGCGCCGGGTCGGACCGGCCCTGGCCGAACGCGGCTACCGCGTCGTCGCGGTGGACCAGCGCGGCCACGGGCTCAGCCCCCGGGGCACCGGCGCGACCCCCCGGGAGCGCTACGACCTCGACGCCTACGCCCAGGACCTCGTGGACACCCTGCCCACCGGGATCGAGCTGGCGGTCGGCCACTCGCTCGGCGGCATCTCGCTGCTGCGCGCGGTGGAACGGCTGAAGCCGGCCCGCGCCGTGTACGTCGACCCCGCCTGGCAGTTCGCCCTCGCCGAGGGCCTGGACCCGGCGGTGTTCGTGGAGTTCCGGCACGCCACCGCCGAGCAGATCGCCGCCCTCAACCCGCGCTGGGAACAGGCCGACATCGAGGTGGAGCTCGCCACCCTCGCCGCCTGGGACCCGGACTCCGCGCTCGCCCTCGCCGGCCAGCACTCCGACCTGCCGGAGGCGCCCGCCGTGCCCTCGCTGGTGGTCCTGGCCGACGGAAGCATGCTGGTGGGTCCGGCCGACGCCGCGCTCCTTCGGGCGCGCGGTCTCGAGGTCCGCACCGTGCCGGGAGCCGGGCACACCGTCCACCGGGACGACCACGAGGGCTTCCTGGCCGCGCTGGACGGGTGGATCTGA
- a CDS encoding MFS transporter: MALSPDRDVPQDTRRATTADHPAITADSPAAPTRGLLPLLLTGNTAMYALYIGVGSVLLPLQIEHLDPAAKVANLGLVSGVAAVLATLFNPLAGALSDRSGRRNPWILGGGLAAVATMALLGSVDSVLLVCVAWCLGQAAMNFYQAAITSVVPDRVPAARRGTASAAVGLGLPLGSTLGVLLASAFADHLRTGYLVLGLLVALAAALFSGLARERRMPARTAVPLRDQAAAFLGVLRVRDFRWAFIGRALLVLGYFAVVGYQLYILQDHIDLPAGLRPEDAIAILTPVSAVAMAVSTVAGGVLSDRLDRRKPFVAASAALSAAALLIPVLSPTWPGMIVFSAVNGLAFGCFMAVDTALVTMVLPSAEDAARDLGVLNVANAGPQIVAPFVASAVVGLGGYTPLFSLGAVLAVAGALAVRPIRGVR, from the coding sequence GTGGCCCTTTCCCCCGACCGCGACGTACCGCAGGACACCCGAAGAGCCACCACCGCCGACCACCCCGCGATCACCGCCGACAGCCCCGCGGCCCCCACCCGCGGCCTGCTCCCCCTGCTCCTCACCGGCAACACCGCGATGTACGCGCTCTACATCGGCGTCGGCAGCGTGCTGCTGCCCCTGCAGATCGAGCACCTCGACCCCGCCGCCAAGGTCGCCAACCTCGGCCTGGTCAGTGGCGTGGCCGCGGTCCTCGCCACCCTGTTCAACCCGCTCGCGGGCGCGCTGTCCGACCGCTCCGGCCGCCGCAACCCCTGGATCCTGGGCGGCGGGCTGGCCGCGGTCGCCACGATGGCCCTGCTCGGCAGCGTCGACTCGGTACTGCTGGTCTGTGTCGCCTGGTGCCTCGGCCAGGCGGCGATGAACTTCTACCAGGCCGCGATCACCTCCGTGGTGCCCGACCGCGTCCCCGCGGCGCGCCGGGGCACCGCCTCCGCCGCCGTCGGCCTCGGCCTGCCGCTCGGCTCCACCCTCGGCGTCCTGCTCGCCTCCGCGTTCGCCGACCACCTCCGCACCGGCTACCTGGTCCTCGGGCTGCTGGTGGCGCTGGCCGCCGCGCTGTTCAGCGGCCTCGCCCGCGAGCGGCGGATGCCCGCCCGGACGGCCGTGCCACTGCGCGACCAGGCCGCCGCCTTCCTCGGCGTGCTCCGCGTGCGGGACTTCCGCTGGGCGTTCATCGGCCGGGCCCTGCTGGTCCTGGGCTACTTCGCCGTGGTCGGCTACCAGCTCTACATCCTCCAGGACCACATCGACCTGCCGGCCGGGCTGCGGCCCGAGGACGCGATCGCGATCCTCACCCCCGTCTCGGCCGTCGCGATGGCCGTCTCCACGGTCGCCGGCGGAGTGCTCTCGGACCGCCTGGACCGGCGCAAGCCGTTCGTCGCCGCGTCCGCCGCGCTCTCCGCGGCGGCGCTGCTGATCCCGGTGCTCAGCCCGACCTGGCCCGGCATGATCGTGTTCTCGGCCGTCAACGGACTCGCCTTCGGCTGCTTCATGGCCGTGGACACCGCGCTGGTCACCATGGTCCTGCCCAGCGCCGAGGACGCCGCCCGCGACCTGGGCGTGCTCAACGTCGCCAACGCCGGGCCGCAGATCGTCGCCCCCTTCGTCGCCTCCGCCGTGGTCGGCCTGGGCGGCTACACCCCCCTGTTCTCGCTCGGCGCCGTGCTCGCGGTCGCCGGCGCACTGGCGGTCCGCCCGATCCGCGGCGTCCGCTGA
- a CDS encoding NAD(P)-dependent alcohol dehydrogenase, with product MSTTTTVTAYAAPAPKAPLERTTVERRAVRERDVRIAIAYAGICHSDLHQVRAGWGGEIFPMVPGHEITGIVREVGPGVTRHRVGDRVGVGCMVDSCRVCDDCRAGLEQYCAEVPVWTYNAVGKDGQPTYGGYSQEVVVDEHFVVRVPDALALDVAAPLLCAGITTYSPLRHWKAGPGRRVAVVGLGGLGHMGVQLAHALGAEVTVLSQSLRKREDGLRLGADDYRATSDPATFEELARTFDLVLNTVSAPIDFAAYFGLLRTDGAMVNLGLPEEPVQVHLQSLSGRRRSMSSSGIGGIAETQEMLDFCAAHGVAAEIETIRAEQVNEAYDRLLAGDVRYRFVIDAATL from the coding sequence ATGAGCACCACGACCACCGTGACCGCCTACGCGGCCCCCGCCCCCAAGGCCCCGCTGGAGCGCACGACCGTCGAGCGCCGCGCCGTCCGCGAACGCGACGTGCGGATCGCCATCGCCTACGCCGGCATCTGCCACTCCGACCTGCACCAGGTCCGGGCCGGCTGGGGCGGGGAGATCTTCCCGATGGTGCCCGGGCACGAGATCACCGGCATCGTCCGCGAGGTCGGCCCCGGGGTCACCCGCCACCGCGTCGGCGACCGGGTCGGCGTCGGCTGCATGGTCGACTCCTGCCGGGTCTGCGACGACTGCCGCGCCGGTCTGGAACAGTACTGCGCCGAAGTACCGGTCTGGACGTACAACGCCGTCGGCAAGGACGGGCAGCCCACGTACGGCGGCTACTCGCAGGAGGTCGTCGTCGACGAGCACTTCGTGGTGCGGGTGCCGGACGCCCTGGCGCTGGACGTGGCCGCGCCACTGCTGTGCGCGGGCATCACCACCTACTCGCCGCTGCGCCACTGGAAGGCCGGCCCCGGCCGCAGGGTCGCGGTGGTCGGGCTCGGCGGGCTCGGCCACATGGGCGTGCAGCTCGCCCACGCGCTCGGTGCCGAGGTGACCGTGCTCTCCCAGTCGCTGCGCAAGCGGGAGGACGGCCTGCGCCTCGGCGCCGACGACTACCGCGCCACCTCGGACCCGGCGACCTTCGAGGAACTCGCGCGCACCTTCGACCTGGTGCTCAACACCGTCTCCGCCCCGATCGACTTCGCCGCGTACTTCGGGCTGCTGCGCACCGACGGCGCGATGGTCAACCTCGGCCTGCCCGAGGAGCCGGTGCAGGTCCACCTCCAGTCGCTCAGCGGGCGCCGCCGCAGCATGAGCAGTTCGGGCATCGGCGGTATCGCGGAGACCCAGGAGATGCTGGACTTCTGCGCCGCGCACGGGGTGGCGGCCGAGATCGAGACGATCCGCGCGGAGCAGGTGAACGAGGCCTACGACCGGCTGCTCGCCGGTGACGTCCGCTACCGCTTCGTCATCGACGCCGCGACGCTCTGA